A single window of Synechococcus sp. CBW1004 DNA harbors:
- a CDS encoding proton-conducting transporter membrane subunit, with the protein MLALVAGPMGKCAQIPLHLWLDEAMEGPLPSTVLRNSVVVVGGAWVLLRLQPLIEMVPLVQSVLVVVGGTSALVGALIALAQIDVKRALSFLVTSWMGLLFVAVGLDGIPVADHLMLVYPLPMALMLMAVGAIVLTNVTQDLTQLGGLWSKRPLMGLAFLSGAVSLVALPPFGGFAALRELLSLTAGSSHPLLLGGLVLLTNALISAGLMRVFGLIWAGQPTPFTMRSPEVLWLMALPTLLLMGLVLHLPQLLVRNGVLALDPLPGWGPLALPLLLSTLIGGGLSAVFYLRPHPLAQLPAALGGLQDWLAHDMQTERFYHRTVVALVLLLARLSRWSELRVVDEFSGATGGAALIGARRLSLTTSGRSQAYALTLVLGVLLMAAWLLAGL; encoded by the coding sequence GTGCTCGCCCTGGTCGCCGGTCCGATGGGCAAATGCGCCCAGATCCCCCTGCACCTCTGGCTGGATGAAGCCATGGAGGGTCCGCTCCCCTCCACCGTGCTGCGCAACTCGGTGGTGGTGGTCGGCGGCGCCTGGGTGCTGCTGCGGTTGCAGCCGCTGATCGAGATGGTGCCGCTGGTGCAGTCGGTGCTGGTGGTGGTGGGCGGCACCAGCGCCCTGGTGGGAGCCCTGATCGCCCTGGCCCAGATCGATGTCAAGCGGGCGCTCTCCTTCCTGGTCACCAGCTGGATGGGGCTGCTGTTCGTGGCGGTGGGCCTCGACGGCATCCCGGTGGCCGACCACCTGATGCTCGTCTACCCGCTGCCGATGGCCCTGATGCTGATGGCGGTGGGTGCGATCGTGCTCACCAACGTCACCCAGGACCTCACCCAGCTGGGGGGCCTGTGGAGCAAGCGCCCGCTGATGGGTCTGGCCTTCCTCAGCGGGGCCGTGAGCCTGGTCGCCCTGCCCCCCTTCGGTGGTTTCGCGGCCCTGCGGGAGCTTCTCAGCCTGACGGCGGGCAGCAGCCATCCCCTCCTGCTCGGCGGCCTGGTGCTGCTCACCAATGCCCTGATCAGCGCCGGATTGATGCGGGTGTTCGGCCTGATCTGGGCCGGGCAGCCGACGCCGTTCACGATGCGCTCTCCCGAAGTGCTCTGGCTGATGGCCCTGCCCACGCTGCTGCTGATGGGCCTGGTGCTGCACCTGCCCCAGCTGCTGGTGCGCAATGGCGTCTTGGCCCTCGATCCCTTGCCGGGCTGGGGCCCGCTCGCACTGCCTCTGCTTCTGTCGACGTTGATCGGGGGTGGCCTTTCGGCCGTCTTCTACCTGCGGCCTCACCCCCTGGCCCAGCTTCCCGCCGCCCTGGGCGGCCTGCAGGACTGGCTGGCGCACGACATGCAGACCGAGCGTTTCTATCACCGCACTGTCGTCGCCCTGGTGCTGTTGCTGGCCCGCCTCAGCCGCTGGTCCGAGCTGCGGGTGGTGGATGAGTTCAGCGGTGCCACCGGCGGTGCCGCGCTGATCGGTGCCCGCCGCCTCAGCCTCACCACCTCCGGCCGCTCCCAGGCCTATGCCCTGACACTGGTGCTGGGAGTGCTGCTGATGGCCGCCTGGCTGCTGGCAGGACTCTGA
- a CDS encoding TrkH family potassium uptake protein, with product MSDRPLATGHTSTVLARLELWRRQLTVPQFTILTGLLVIACGTLLLASPLCSLDSVGLWQALFTVTSAITVTGLTIIDVGRDLTFVGQLVLAGLILTGGLGLMAITTFLQGFVQGRSGLRQRLDKGRALDEFGVGGIGPTFHSILISGAWVMGLGSAVLFLIGFRDIPEPGPRLWAALFHCISAYNNAGFGLWNTSLETYRDNLVVNGVIAVMIVSGGIGWRVSQDLWRNRRKLNSFRRLSLHTRLVLRSTVALIVVGTFGLLFTENFGVGDTAIEQLAPARQLLIALFQSITTRTAGFNTIPLSLQTLSEAGLLLMITLMFIGASPGGTGGGIKTTTFAVLMAATRSTLEGRDHVHVRRRHVADTTVLRAVGVALASALFVLAMTLLLGLGITAEPRAGQPGFTFLEKLFTCVSAFATVGLDVGVTAQLNRWGQLVLMVGMFTGRLGVILLLSAIYGRRSVPRVRFPSEEVYL from the coding sequence ATGTCCGACCGCCCGCTCGCCACCGGGCATACCAGCACGGTGCTGGCCCGACTCGAGCTCTGGCGCCGTCAGCTCACCGTTCCCCAGTTCACGATCCTCACCGGCCTGCTGGTGATCGCCTGCGGCACCCTCCTGCTGGCCTCGCCTCTCTGCTCACTCGACAGCGTCGGCCTGTGGCAGGCGCTGTTCACCGTCACCTCGGCGATCACCGTCACCGGGCTGACGATCATCGATGTGGGCCGCGATCTCACCTTCGTCGGACAGCTGGTGCTGGCCGGGCTGATTCTCACCGGCGGCCTCGGGCTGATGGCGATCACCACCTTCCTGCAGGGCTTCGTGCAGGGGCGTTCCGGCCTGCGGCAGCGGCTCGACAAGGGGCGCGCCCTCGATGAGTTCGGCGTCGGCGGTATCGGCCCCACCTTTCATTCGATCCTGATCAGCGGCGCCTGGGTGATGGGTCTGGGCAGCGCCGTGCTGTTCCTGATCGGCTTCCGTGACATCCCCGAGCCCGGCCCGCGTCTGTGGGCCGCGCTGTTTCACTGCATCAGCGCTTACAACAACGCCGGCTTCGGCCTCTGGAACACCAGTCTCGAGACCTATCGCGACAACCTCGTCGTCAACGGTGTGATCGCGGTGATGATCGTCAGCGGCGGCATCGGCTGGCGCGTCAGCCAGGATCTGTGGCGAAACCGCAGGAAGCTCAACAGCTTCCGCCGCCTCAGCCTGCACACCCGGCTGGTGCTGCGCAGCACCGTTGCCCTGATCGTGGTGGGCACCTTCGGCCTGCTGTTCACCGAGAACTTCGGGGTCGGTGACACCGCCATCGAGCAGCTGGCTCCTGCCCGCCAGCTGCTGATCGCCCTGTTTCAGTCGATCACCACCCGCACGGCCGGGTTCAACACGATTCCGCTGTCGCTGCAGACGCTTTCCGAGGCCGGTCTGCTGCTGATGATCACGCTGATGTTCATCGGCGCCAGCCCGGGCGGCACCGGCGGCGGCATCAAGACCACCACCTTCGCGGTGCTGATGGCGGCCACCCGCTCCACCCTGGAGGGCCGCGACCACGTGCATGTGCGCCGCCGGCACGTGGCCGACACCACCGTGCTGCGGGCCGTGGGTGTGGCGCTGGCCTCGGCGCTGTTCGTGCTGGCGATGACCCTGCTGCTGGGGCTGGGCATCACCGCCGAGCCCCGGGCCGGCCAGCCGGGGTTCACCTTTCTGGAGAAACTGTTCACCTGCGTGTCGGCCTTCGCTACCGTCGGCCTCGATGTGGGCGTGACGGCCCAGCTCAACCGCTGGGGCCAGCTGGTGCTGATGGTGGGCATGTTCACCGGGCGGCTTGGCGTGATCCTGCTGTTGTCCGCCATCTATGGACGCCGTTCGGTCCCGCGGGTGCGCTTCCCCAGCGAGGAGGTCTATCTGTAG
- a CDS encoding cation:proton antiporter, which yields MHASPLLGTLLLLLTGVALARLSAGRLARWAVPAILVELLVGFLLGNSVLPFERVAPLGGITELGVLSLFFQVGLEVRGDLLIAQRRTLLRLVAISALAPLLFFWPLRTLFGLSVPTTLLCLAVLCATGTGVTLRVLAQRQALTSPSGRLLVGVSVLDDLPAILLLALSTALGAGEAAGHGGGAGWLGPPLGLLLGLASLLAVDTWRRHRPERPSSPLSILLLLIASAWLGELVGLTSLFGAFWGGLLLARLSPLEQDVRAVLVLLCEVFLPLYFISVGMRIEAASLLAPGAWGMAAVLVVMALVSKLACGLGITAHDTATGVDRRLVIYGLIPRGLPGLVFATTALKAGVVNASQFSALVLMVSFTTVVGLLLLERRLQRLTSLPGSHTVDRSAVS from the coding sequence ATGCACGCCTCGCCCCTGCTCGGCACGCTGCTGCTGCTGCTCACCGGCGTGGCGCTGGCGCGGCTTTCGGCAGGTCGCCTGGCGCGCTGGGCGGTGCCGGCGATCCTGGTGGAGCTGCTGGTGGGCTTCCTGCTGGGCAACAGCGTGCTGCCCTTCGAGCGGGTGGCGCCCCTCGGCGGCATCACCGAGCTGGGGGTGCTCAGTCTCTTCTTCCAGGTGGGCCTGGAGGTGCGCGGCGATCTGCTGATCGCGCAGCGACGGACGCTGCTGCGGCTGGTGGCGATCAGCGCCCTGGCGCCGCTGCTCTTCTTCTGGCCGCTGCGGACCCTGTTCGGACTGTCGGTGCCCACCACCCTGCTTTGCCTGGCGGTGCTCTGCGCCACCGGCACCGGAGTGACCCTGCGGGTGCTCGCCCAGCGCCAGGCCCTGACAAGCCCGTCGGGCCGCCTGCTGGTGGGTGTCTCGGTGCTGGATGACCTGCCGGCGATTCTGCTGCTGGCCCTGTCGACGGCCCTCGGCGCCGGCGAGGCCGCGGGGCATGGGGGCGGCGCCGGCTGGTTGGGCCCGCCGCTGGGGCTGCTGCTGGGCCTGGCCAGCCTGCTCGCGGTGGACACCTGGCGGCGGCACCGGCCGGAGCGGCCCTCAAGCCCGCTGTCGATCCTGCTGCTGCTGATCGCCTCCGCCTGGCTGGGCGAACTGGTGGGACTCACCAGCCTCTTCGGCGCCTTCTGGGGTGGGCTGCTGCTGGCGCGCCTCTCGCCGTTGGAGCAGGACGTGCGCGCGGTGCTGGTGCTGCTCTGTGAGGTGTTCCTGCCCCTGTATTTCATCAGCGTCGGCATGCGCATCGAGGCCGCCAGCCTGCTGGCGCCCGGGGCCTGGGGGATGGCGGCGGTGCTGGTGGTGATGGCTCTGGTCAGCAAGCTGGCCTGCGGCCTGGGCATCACGGCCCACGACACCGCCACCGGGGTGGACCGGCGCCTGGTGATCTACGGCCTGATCCCCCGCGGCCTGCCGGGGCTGGTGTTCGCCACCACGGCGCTCAAGGCCGGCGTGGTGAACGCCTCCCAGTTCTCCGCGCTGGTGCTGATGGTCAGCTTCACGACCGTGGTGGGGCTGCTGCTGCTGGAGCGGCGCCTGCAGCGGCTGACCAGCCTGCCGGGATCGCACACGGTGGACCGGAGCGCTGTCTCCTGA
- a CDS encoding proton-conducting transporter membrane subunit: MTLLPAQTAWLIPLYPLLASLLSLLWSPGLISRTGPRPCGYLNLLLGSLAFVHSAAALVALHSNSGAGSSAIYRPLTFGWTWLQTAGLRIGFDGLITEPALIAMTVITALHVLVQIYAIAYLEMDWGWPRFFGSLSFFEAGLCALVLTDSLFFSYVILELLTLGTYLIVGTWYNQPLVVKGARDAFLTKRIGDLILLAGVIALLPLTGTWNFQASRPGPPIRPTTSCRCLPASA; the protein is encoded by the coding sequence ATGACCCTGCTCCCGGCCCAGACGGCCTGGTTGATCCCGCTCTATCCCCTGCTGGCCTCGCTGCTGTCGCTGCTCTGGTCGCCGGGACTGATCTCCCGCACGGGCCCGCGGCCCTGCGGCTACCTCAACCTGCTGCTCGGCAGCCTGGCCTTCGTGCACAGCGCCGCCGCCCTGGTGGCCCTGCACTCCAACTCCGGCGCCGGCTCGTCGGCGATCTACCGGCCGCTCACCTTCGGCTGGACCTGGCTGCAGACCGCCGGTCTGCGCATCGGGTTCGACGGCCTGATCACCGAACCGGCCCTGATCGCGATGACCGTGATCACGGCCCTGCACGTGCTGGTGCAGATCTATGCGATCGCCTACCTGGAGATGGACTGGGGCTGGCCGCGCTTCTTCGGCTCGCTCAGCTTCTTCGAGGCCGGCCTGTGCGCCCTGGTGCTCACCGACTCCCTGTTCTTCAGCTACGTGATTCTCGAGCTGCTGACCCTGGGCACCTATCTGATCGTGGGCACCTGGTACAACCAGCCCCTGGTGGTGAAGGGAGCGCGCGACGCCTTTCTGACCAAGCGCATCGGTGACCTGATCCTCCTGGCCGGCGTGATCGCCCTGCTGCCGCTCACCGGCACCTGGAATTTCCAGGCCTCCAGGCCTGGGCCGCCGATCAGGCCAACAACCAGCTGCCGCTGCCTGCCGGCTTCAGCCTGA
- a CDS encoding cation-transporting P-type ATPase has protein sequence MNGSAPAGSASWHALPPQACLERLQADAQGLSTAGAARRLADNGPNRLEISEGRSALQILRDQFSNVMLLMLLAVAAVSGAVSLHQQEFPKDAIAILVIVVLNGLLGYLQESRAQKALLALRDMAQPLVQVRRDGRWQRIASEELVPGDLIRLEAGDRVPADGRLLEEADLGVREAALTGEAEAVFKRADLLLEEGTPLLERQNCLFQGTEVVRGRGVALVTATGMATELGQIAQMINTAGGEETPLQQRLDGLARVLVISALALVALVVLVGWLMGQPLLNLLEVSLSMAVAIVPEGLPAVITVTLAIGTQRMVRRAALIRRLPAVEALGSVTVICSDKTGTLTQNRQVVQELRVGTLAVAVSGHGYEPRGDFRPRELAAPDAATPGAPDGALQLLLRAGVLCSDAELRQDAEGRWEILGDPTEGALSVVAEKAGIDDFELRSHFQRDAEIPFSSERQLMAVWIDDPLGALQTPLAEAAADSRRLLISKGAPEVIISGCNRWIDGSGVTGLTQTQRDWWLAQARQLAASGLRVLAFACAPHHPSPDHPLENQVLLGLMAQLDPARPEVNHAVATCRGAGIRPVMITGDHPLTARAIGTAIGLSEADGEVVLGRDLERFDESALRETVARCNVYARVPPEQKLRIVKALQANGQVVAMTGDGVNDAPALKQAHIGVAMGITGTEVSKEAADMVLLDDNFATIVNAVEEGRLVYANIRRFVKYILGSNVGELITIAAAPLLGLTGVPMTPLQILWMNLVTDGVPALALALEPAEEGLMQRSPARPGESIFARGIGSYILRIGVVFALITIAMMVWAYRTHAEAGPWRTMVFTTLCLAQMGHALSARSDLPLLRLNPLSNPWLLGAVLLTSALQLTLLYVPALSRFFGTVPLSGADLLVCLGVSLVFFVYLELDKLRILWGHRHRSDAV, from the coding sequence TTGAACGGCTCCGCTCCTGCAGGCTCCGCCTCCTGGCACGCCCTTCCGCCGCAGGCGTGCCTGGAGCGACTGCAGGCCGATGCCCAGGGCCTGAGCACAGCCGGCGCCGCCCGCCGCCTCGCCGACAACGGCCCCAATCGCCTGGAGATCAGCGAGGGCCGCAGCGCCCTCCAGATCCTCCGCGATCAGTTCAGCAACGTGATGCTGCTCATGCTGCTGGCGGTGGCGGCGGTCTCCGGCGCCGTCTCCCTGCATCAGCAGGAGTTCCCCAAGGACGCCATCGCCATCCTGGTGATCGTCGTTCTCAACGGGCTGCTGGGTTACCTGCAGGAGAGCCGCGCCCAGAAGGCGCTGCTGGCCCTGCGCGACATGGCCCAGCCACTGGTGCAGGTGCGCCGCGACGGCCGCTGGCAGCGGATCGCCAGTGAGGAACTGGTGCCCGGCGATCTGATCCGCCTGGAGGCGGGCGACCGCGTGCCCGCGGATGGGCGCCTGCTGGAGGAGGCCGATCTGGGGGTGCGCGAGGCCGCTCTCACCGGGGAGGCCGAAGCGGTGTTCAAGCGCGCCGATCTGCTGCTGGAGGAGGGCACCCCGCTGCTGGAGCGCCAGAACTGCCTGTTTCAGGGCACCGAGGTGGTGCGCGGCCGCGGCGTGGCGCTGGTGACCGCCACCGGCATGGCCACCGAACTGGGCCAGATCGCGCAGATGATCAATACCGCCGGTGGTGAGGAGACACCGCTGCAGCAGCGGCTCGATGGTCTGGCCAGGGTGCTGGTGATCAGTGCCCTGGCCCTGGTGGCGCTGGTGGTGCTCGTGGGCTGGCTGATGGGCCAGCCGCTGCTCAACCTGCTGGAGGTGTCGCTCTCGATGGCGGTGGCGATCGTGCCGGAGGGGCTGCCGGCGGTGATCACCGTCACCCTGGCGATCGGCACCCAGCGGATGGTGCGCCGCGCCGCCCTGATCCGCCGACTGCCGGCGGTGGAGGCCCTCGGCTCGGTCACCGTGATCTGCTCCGACAAGACCGGCACCCTCACCCAGAACCGCCAGGTGGTGCAGGAGCTGCGGGTCGGCACCCTGGCGGTGGCGGTGAGCGGCCACGGCTACGAACCCCGCGGCGACTTCAGGCCGAGGGAGCTGGCCGCCCCCGACGCGGCCACCCCGGGGGCCCCGGATGGCGCCCTGCAGCTGCTCCTGCGGGCCGGCGTGCTCTGCAGCGACGCCGAGCTCAGGCAGGACGCCGAGGGGCGCTGGGAGATCCTGGGGGACCCCACCGAAGGTGCCCTGTCCGTGGTGGCCGAGAAGGCCGGCATCGACGACTTCGAGCTGCGCAGTCACTTCCAGCGCGACGCTGAGATCCCCTTCAGCTCGGAACGCCAGCTGATGGCGGTGTGGATCGACGATCCCCTGGGCGCACTGCAGACACCGCTGGCGGAGGCCGCGGCCGACTCCCGGCGGCTGCTGATCAGCAAGGGAGCCCCCGAGGTGATCATCAGCGGCTGCAACCGCTGGATCGACGGCTCCGGCGTGACCGGCCTGACCCAGACCCAGCGGGACTGGTGGCTCGCGCAGGCCCGCCAGCTGGCGGCCTCCGGCCTGCGGGTGCTGGCGTTCGCCTGCGCGCCCCATCACCCCAGCCCCGACCATCCCCTCGAGAATCAGGTGCTGCTGGGGCTGATGGCCCAGCTCGACCCGGCCCGGCCGGAGGTGAACCATGCGGTGGCCACCTGTCGGGGGGCCGGCATCCGACCCGTGATGATCACCGGTGATCATCCGCTCACGGCCCGGGCGATCGGCACCGCCATCGGCCTGAGCGAGGCCGATGGCGAAGTGGTGCTGGGCCGCGATCTCGAGCGCTTCGATGAGAGCGCGCTGCGCGAAACGGTGGCCCGCTGCAACGTCTACGCGCGCGTACCGCCCGAGCAGAAGCTGCGCATCGTCAAGGCCCTGCAGGCCAACGGCCAGGTGGTGGCGATGACCGGCGACGGCGTCAACGACGCGCCGGCGCTGAAGCAGGCCCACATCGGTGTGGCGATGGGCATCACCGGCACCGAGGTGAGCAAGGAGGCCGCCGACATGGTGCTGCTCGATGACAACTTCGCCACGATCGTCAATGCCGTGGAGGAAGGTCGCCTCGTTTATGCCAACATCCGCCGCTTCGTCAAATACATCCTCGGCAGCAATGTCGGCGAACTGATCACCATCGCCGCCGCCCCCCTGCTGGGACTCACCGGCGTGCCGATGACGCCGCTGCAGATCCTGTGGATGAATCTGGTCACCGACGGCGTGCCGGCATTGGCCCTGGCGCTCGAACCGGCTGAGGAGGGACTGATGCAGCGCTCCCCCGCACGGCCGGGCGAATCGATCTTCGCCCGCGGCATCGGCTCCTACATCCTGCGCATCGGTGTGGTGTTCGCCCTGATCACGATCGCGATGATGGTCTGGGCCTACCGCACCCATGCCGAGGCGGGGCCCTGGCGCACGATGGTCTTCACCACGCTGTGTCTGGCCCAGATGGGCCATGCCCTCTCGGCCCGCAGCGACCTGCCGCTGCTGCGCCTCAATCCACTCTCCAACCCCTGGCTGCTGGGAGCGGTGCTGCTCACGTCCGCCTTGCAGCTCACCCTGCTCTATGTGCCGGCCTTGTCAAGGTTCTTCGGCACGGTGCCGCTGAGCGGTGCCGATCTGCTGGTGTGCCTGGGAGTGAGCCTGGTCTTCTTCGTCTATCTCGAACTCGACAAACTGCGCATCCTCTGGGGACACCGTCACCGGAGCGACGCCGTCTGA
- a CDS encoding APC family permease — protein sequence MSPLAAFNRVRRTLIGSPLPTSAQHEERYSNAEALAILSSDALSSVAYATQEIVLVLGLAGAAALPFTLPITGLIVGLMLIVATSYRQTIKAYPHGGGSYRVSQENLSPLSGLVAGAALSIDYVLTVAVSVAAGIAALTSYFPGLDDQRVLLCLVAVALVMVANLRGVSSSARLLSLPTYLFMGVVMTLLVAGAVKAGLGQLPTPAMADQQRLLEDANGRQGLMVIGPLLLMRAFSSGCAALTGIEAISDSVAAFRPVEWRNARRVLTVMVLMLALMFSGISALAHQSGVVATDNGPTLLYQLGERIFGDGLLLAVLQLATLLILLLAANTAYADFPRLAAFLAQDGYLPRQLASLGDRLVFSNGIFALSGFAGLLLVLFEGSVSRLIPLYAVGVFLSFTLSQAGMVMHWWRQRGRGWSGKALINGVGTVITGVVGMVLLVSKFTQGAWVVVVTIPILVTLFLRIRAHYDTVARRLRLAPDKRLRLPPSPTEGTGSPTVVLVGQLHRGTFEAIRFARTIASDLVAVHVDLGGGGSQAFVAQWQRQVPEVRLEVLPSPYRSLVDPVVQFVQGFEIEHRKDRDRFCVIVLPVFVTRRRWENLLHNQSTILLRNALRAQGTRVVTTVGFYL from the coding sequence ATGTCGCCACTCGCCGCGTTCAACCGGGTCCGGCGCACCCTGATCGGCAGTCCGCTTCCCACCAGCGCCCAGCACGAGGAGCGCTACAGCAACGCCGAGGCCCTCGCGATCCTCAGCTCCGATGCCCTCTCGTCGGTGGCCTACGCCACGCAGGAGATCGTGCTGGTGCTGGGGCTGGCCGGTGCCGCCGCCCTGCCCTTCACCCTGCCGATCACCGGCCTGATCGTGGGGCTGATGCTGATCGTGGCCACCAGCTACCGCCAGACGATCAAGGCCTATCCCCATGGGGGCGGCTCCTATCGGGTCTCCCAGGAGAACCTCAGCCCTCTGAGCGGCCTGGTGGCCGGCGCCGCCCTCTCGATCGACTACGTGCTCACCGTGGCCGTGAGCGTGGCGGCCGGCATCGCGGCCCTCACCTCATATTTCCCCGGCCTGGATGATCAGCGGGTGCTGCTCTGCCTGGTGGCGGTGGCCCTGGTCATGGTGGCCAACCTGCGCGGGGTGAGTTCCAGCGCCAGGCTCCTCAGCCTGCCCACCTACCTGTTCATGGGGGTGGTGATGACCCTGCTGGTGGCGGGCGCGGTGAAGGCCGGCCTGGGCCAGCTGCCGACCCCGGCGATGGCTGATCAGCAGCGCCTGCTGGAGGACGCCAATGGCCGTCAGGGGCTGATGGTGATCGGCCCGCTGCTGCTGATGCGGGCCTTCAGCTCCGGCTGCGCCGCCCTCACCGGCATCGAGGCGATCAGCGACAGCGTCGCCGCCTTCCGGCCGGTGGAGTGGCGCAACGCCCGCCGCGTGCTCACGGTGATGGTGCTGATGCTGGCGTTGATGTTCAGCGGTATCAGCGCCCTGGCGCACCAGAGCGGCGTGGTGGCCACCGACAACGGCCCGACCCTGCTCTACCAGCTGGGCGAGCGGATCTTCGGGGACGGCCTGCTGCTGGCGGTGCTGCAGCTGGCGACGCTGCTGATCCTGCTGCTGGCGGCCAACACCGCCTACGCCGATTTCCCCCGCCTGGCGGCCTTCCTGGCCCAGGACGGCTACCTGCCCCGCCAGCTCGCCTCACTCGGCGATCGGCTGGTGTTCAGCAACGGCATCTTCGCCCTCAGTGGTTTCGCCGGTCTGCTGCTGGTCCTGTTCGAGGGCAGCGTCAGCCGCCTGATCCCGCTCTATGCGGTGGGGGTGTTCCTCAGCTTCACCCTCTCGCAGGCGGGGATGGTGATGCACTGGTGGCGCCAGCGGGGCCGAGGCTGGTCCGGCAAGGCCCTGATCAACGGTGTCGGCACGGTGATCACCGGCGTGGTGGGGATGGTGCTGCTGGTCAGCAAGTTCACCCAGGGGGCCTGGGTGGTGGTGGTCACCATCCCGATCCTGGTGACGCTCTTTCTGCGCATCCGCGCCCACTACGACACGGTGGCCCGCCGGCTGCGCCTTGCTCCCGACAAGCGTCTCCGGCTGCCGCCGTCGCCAACGGAGGGGACGGGCAGCCCGACGGTGGTGCTGGTGGGGCAGTTGCATCGGGGCACCTTCGAGGCGATCCGCTTCGCCCGCACCATCGCCAGCGATCTGGTGGCGGTGCATGTCGATCTGGGTGGCGGCGGCAGCCAGGCCTTCGTCGCCCAGTGGCAGCGCCAGGTGCCGGAGGTGAGGCTGGAGGTGCTGCCATCCCCCTATCGCTCGCTGGTCGATCCGGTGGTGCAGTTCGTCCAGGGCTTCGAGATCGAGCACCGCAAGGACCGCGACCGCTTCTGCGTGATCGTGCTGCCGGTGTTCGTCACCCGGCGGCGCTGGGAGAACCTGCTGCACAACCAGTCGACGATCCTGCTGCGCAATGCCCTGCGCGCCCAGGGCACGCGCGTGGTGACGACGGTGGGGTTCTACCTGTGA
- a CDS encoding SLC13 family permease: protein MESLLAAALQPQAAITLAILAGSVVLFVGGWLAPEVTGLLAVALLVALRVLSPGEAMEGFGSPALITLMGLFALSAGLFRSGGLDRLRALIGSDAVRSPKRMIALMVAAVGPVSAFVPNTPVVASLLPVIEGWCQRRRVSPSKVLLPLSFATVLGGTLSLLGSSVNLLASEVSSKLGYGAFGLFAFTPIGIGVWLVGGLMMVLLADRFLPDRGSNEEDLLADLASGGYLTEVKIPAGSELIGQSLHGSRLQRRFDVDVLELHREQERFLPPLADRTLKLGDRLLLRCTRDDLLRLQQDHTVVLAPTPEEPVRSDQQNDQRMVEVLLPSGSTLAGDCLRDLRFRQCYNVTVLALRRGNQVLRERLGRVQLRDGDVLLLQGPKDAIRGLQASNDLVVLEQLEKDLPTVSRKRLALVITALVILLPSFEIIPLVASVLLGTVAMVATGCLRPGELQRAIRLDVILLLGSLASFSVALEKTGLAAALARALLAGLDHWPVLAALMVVFLFTTLLTEVMSNAATVAMLIPIAGQLAQGLGQPPLAFIYAVLFGASQSFLSPVGYQTNLMVFGPGRYRFLDVARYGFPLTLVMTVVVPLLICRWFGI, encoded by the coding sequence TTGGAGTCCCTGCTCGCCGCCGCCCTGCAGCCCCAGGCGGCCATCACCCTGGCGATCCTCGCCGGCTCCGTCGTGCTGTTCGTCGGGGGCTGGCTGGCTCCCGAGGTCACCGGCCTCCTGGCGGTGGCTCTGCTGGTGGCCCTGCGGGTGCTCAGTCCCGGCGAGGCGATGGAGGGCTTCGGCAGCCCGGCCCTGATCACCCTGATGGGTCTCTTTGCCCTCTCCGCCGGTCTGTTCCGCAGTGGTGGCCTTGATCGGCTGCGTGCCTTGATCGGCTCGGATGCGGTGCGCAGTCCCAAGCGGATGATCGCCCTGATGGTGGCGGCGGTGGGGCCGGTGTCGGCCTTCGTGCCCAACACGCCGGTCGTCGCCAGTCTGTTGCCGGTGATCGAGGGCTGGTGCCAGCGGCGCCGCGTCTCCCCCTCCAAGGTGTTGCTGCCGCTGTCCTTCGCCACCGTGCTCGGCGGCACGCTGAGCCTGCTCGGCAGTTCGGTGAACCTGCTCGCCAGCGAGGTGAGCAGCAAGCTCGGCTATGGCGCCTTCGGCCTGTTCGCCTTCACGCCGATCGGCATCGGCGTCTGGCTGGTGGGGGGCCTGATGATGGTGCTGCTGGCTGATCGCTTCCTGCCGGATCGCGGCAGTAACGAGGAGGATCTCCTCGCCGATCTGGCCAGCGGTGGTTATCTCACCGAGGTGAAGATTCCGGCCGGTTCGGAGCTGATCGGCCAGTCGCTGCATGGCAGTCGCCTGCAGCGTCGCTTCGATGTCGACGTGCTTGAGCTCCATCGTGAGCAGGAGCGCTTCCTGCCGCCCCTGGCCGATCGCACCCTCAAGCTGGGCGATCGTCTGCTGCTGCGCTGCACCCGTGACGATCTGCTGCGCCTCCAGCAGGACCACACCGTGGTGCTCGCCCCGACTCCTGAGGAGCCGGTCCGCTCCGATCAGCAGAACGATCAGCGCATGGTCGAGGTGCTGCTGCCCTCCGGCTCCACCCTGGCCGGCGACTGCCTGCGCGATCTGCGCTTCCGCCAGTGCTACAACGTCACCGTGCTGGCGCTGCGCCGCGGCAACCAGGTGCTGCGGGAACGGCTCGGCCGGGTGCAGCTGCGCGACGGTGATGTGCTGCTGCTCCAGGGCCCCAAGGACGCCATCCGCGGTCTTCAGGCCAGCAACGATCTGGTGGTGCTGGAGCAGCTGGAGAAGGATCTGCCCACCGTCAGCCGCAAGCGGCTGGCTCTGGTGATCACCGCCCTGGTGATCCTGCTGCCCAGCTTCGAGATCATCCCTCTGGTGGCCTCGGTGCTGCTCGGCACCGTGGCGATGGTGGCCACGGGCTGCCTGCGGCCGGGTGAACTGCAGCGGGCGATCCGGCTCGACGTGATCCTGCTGCTGGGTTCGCTGGCGAGCTTCAGTGTGGCCCTGGAAAAGACCGGCCTGGCGGCGGCCCTGGCCCGGGCGCTGCTCGCCGGTCTGGATCACTGGCCGGTGTTGGCGGCCCTGATGGTGGTGTTCCTGTTCACCACCCTGCTCACCGAGGTGATGAGCAACGCCGCCACGGTGGCGATGCTGATTCCGATCGCCGGCCAGCTGGCCCAGGGGCTGGGCCAGCCTCCCCTGGCCTTCATCTATGCGGTGCTGTTCGGCGCCAGCCAGAGCTTTCTGAGCCCTGTCGGCTATCAGACCAACCTGATGGTGTTCGGTCCCGGCCGCTATCGCTTCCTGGACGTGGCCCGCTACGGCTTCCCGCTCACGCTGGTGATGACGGTGGTGGTTCCCTTGCTGATCTGCCGCTGGTTCGGAATCTGA